ACCACTCCAGGAGAGGCACAACACTGTGATCTCTGCAGTCAGAAGGCACATATGAATTACTGCAAGTTGATGTATTTTTGGTGATGATGCAGAGATCAGCAGTAAGAAAGAAATGACAAGAAGAACTCttgtgaaaaaagaaaggcagacCAAAATCTTGCATTAAAATCAGgtttcaatattttcaaaataaaagaaagtcaCATCTTTTCTTGTCCTTGTTTTTCCCCACCAGGACAGTGCTGTGTAATGACCCAGAGATGACTCTCCCTCCTGTGAACATCCCTGTAGATACAACCAAGCTTCGGATAGAAAAGACAGCCATCCGCAGGGTGCCGGGAGAGGCTTTCCACCTGCTCCACAACCTGGAGTACCTCTGGATGCCCTACAACTCCCTGGCCAGCCTCAGTGGGATCACCTTCAAGGGTCTTCGTCgtctgcaggagctgaggctggatGGGAACAACTTAATATCATTCCCCTGGGAAAGCCTGGCTGGCATGCCACAGCTGAGGCTTCTGGATTTACACAACAACGAACTCACTTCAATCCCTCCAGATGCTGCTCGTTATGTCAAGAATATCACATACCTGGATCTGTCTAGCAATAAGCTGATGACTCTTCCTCAGGCTCTCATTGCCACCTGGGCCAACCTCCAGGCTGTTCCCTACTTCCCCAATGATAACTCCAAGATCATCCTAGGTAAGAGAAGGCTTGCCATTTCACAGGGGGCAAAAATGTCAAGAGTTTCTCATCTTCTTGCAGCACTTTCACCCACTGTGGTTACTATAGCAAGTACACTGCTACTATATGTATACAATTTAATACCCCAAATAATGTGTGTAAACTCATCTGCATATTAACAAACTCACCTCAGGCTCATCACACCCATCTATGAGTACTTTGATtagataaaaaaatgaatttgatTACGTGCTTGGATCTTTGCAGCACAAAATTGGTGACTCTTGCTCAAGGATTTTTTAGTTATTGCCACTGCCATGGatagaaatacaaatatgttCACAGCTCTTCATCATTCGTGTGCTCTTTTCTAATAGCACTGTGTTTGGAATTGACCCATTTTAAGCAGAACTAAATAAAAGGATGGGTAATTTATTATGCCTAAATTAAAGAGGAATAATGCCATGACCAAGCATAAAATCTGGGTCAGAGCTTCCAATTTGTCTCTTCCCAGAGCCTTGTTTATCTGTTCACACAGAATTAAACCCAAACACACCAAGATAGTGCTGCCCTGAAGGGCAGCTATGAAGCTCCAAGAATACCCTTTTTGGTGGCAGCTCTAGGCTCCTCACAGTATGGCTTTGAGGCAAAGGTCCATTTTTCTGTCTGGGTATCTCACAGCTGACTCTCAGTTGCAGGGTGCCCAGGTGAGGTTTTGAGCACATTTCCTAGCTCGTGGGATTATTACATGATCTTTTAGCCGTTGTTCACTGTTCAAATCCACAGCAGGCTGATGATGGCTCAGAGCTGTTGCCATCTGCTGTCTTCACTTGCTGTATGCACACCAAACCCCACGGACTGTGTTTGGTCAACGAGCTGTGGGCATCTGCATGTACgggctctgcaggcaggggTGTGAGTTCAGGCACTTGCTGATAATCTCAGCAGAGGCACTGCAAGTTTCCTCTCACTCTGGCAAGTACCTGCTTCTCTTTGTTCCCTTGACAAATTTAGGAAGGTGAGGTTTTTAAAACCGGATTGGAGTGAAAAGAGATACAAGACTTGAAAAAGTACAACCTACACCTACAAAGCTTTTAGTGTCCTTAGCAGATGTTGCTGAAGGTTTCACTAGCATCAGGAGAGGAGCAGGTGTTCCATTATTCTGTTTTGCCAGATGCAGTAACAAGATCTTTAAGCTAAAACTTGAAGTTTGGGGTTGCCCATTTCATTCTTAGCAAGACTCCCTAGATCATAgttctccctttttatttttagagtcAATTTACATGTAAAAATGTTATTCCATTCAATATAGATTAGGAGAGTGTTTTATCAAGAACAGACCATGCCTTGATACACGTGGCCAAATTGAGTAGTATCCAGCTGTGCACAGGTTGCTTGTGCCAGGATCCTAAAAAATTCATGTAACCATATGAGTATAATGCTAGAATTAATGCAGTAATGGGCAGACACTCCAGCGTCTAGGTCCTATCCTGTGGACACCCATAGGAACCAGGTAGATAAAATTCATGTCTCTCACCGGAGCAGGCAGGGAATACACAGCTGcatgtttctgtttctcatggaggcataaaaaaatcatgaataataaaaagagTCAGCCCAATGCGGTCCTTGCCTGCAGTGCATCACTGTGACTCCAGTGCCACCGCTTGCAGACTCCTTCAAGAAGAAGTAACTCCTCTGCTAAGTTGCTGGCTAATAGTCTGTGCCAAGGGTGCAAGCTTTCCCCTGTGAGGACAGCCCACGTGAGCCCATGGAACTGTGATGTGCAGGGCAGCAAAGGCCTCACTGAGATTCAtgattgctgctgcttcagctggagctggggcacCTGCCAGGGAATCTGGGATCAATTGTTATCTAGTGCACTAGAAACTGCTAGTAAAAATGCCATAGAACAACAAAGCCAAGCTGAATGTTCATTATTTACTTAGTCTGCTTTACTTTAACATATTAATTTACAAGAACTGACTTCCTGCCAAAACCCATCACTTTCAGATCCTCTTCTAAGCCCAGGGAAGAAAACATGGAATGCActcagaagaattttttcagcAGCATCTTTATAACAGTTTGAGGGAATATCAGTACTCTTCCCTTGCAGGCAGGTGCCAGCCCCCAGGCATATCCTTGGGCTGGGCATGGAAAAGAGGAGGCACAGCCCCCttggagggagcagagctcacTCCTGTGGCAGGCAGGAGGCCTAGGAGCCATGATCCTGGCTAGGCTTCAAATGCATGCCTGGGGTTAGATGGCATTAATATCCCATGTGCCAATTCTGTTAGCTAAAATCATTAGAGACCACAACCTGTCCACAGAACAGCTGGATGTGAACATTTGTAAGGAGGATGGCACAGATTTAATCAGAATACAGCAACTTCTGTTCATGGATATGCATTGCTCTAGTtccaaatttgctttttcagaacTATCTTCACAGgtctatttttaataatgtatcATTTTTTCAGCATTGGAATTCAACAGGTGCAAACTGGGAGAGCAGAAtaaagaagaagagaaacattCCAAGAGTCTGAAACAAGAGTGTGTTTTTCAACatatttccttctgtgtgtTTAGCCTTTATACAGTTATGGTCTATCTATGTTTTTTTATATACCATAACAGGCATACCCTTCAATTTAATCCTTAAAGCAGTTCTTTCATCTCATTCAGTATAAATTagcatttcaggaaaagcaaCTGATTACCAAAATAATGAAAGTAACATAGAATAACAGGGCTGGAAGAGAACTATGACAGGCAAGTAGGATCAGCTACAGCTATTGCAGGTGTGAAAAGTGGCATGACAATCTGGCTAATATTTTAAGAATGTCCAGTGAGAAGAATTTTCTGGCCTGTCTGAGACCTCCTCATGCCAAAAGAATCCACAGTCCTCCTCCCATGAgtagtttttttttcatcctggaATGAAATGTGGTTATAATAAattcttgttttgcttctttatgTGCATGAATCACAATGTTTCCATGATATGAATAATCCTGCTTTGAATTTAAAGAATATGAATTCAGATCCAGATCTGGAGATACTTTAGCAAGACGTATTTATTCCATTCTGGCAACTGTGGGATCCATCAGGCTCAGCCAACAGCTGAGGGGGACACAACAGTGGGGGGACACATCCCCCACCCCACAGACTCCTGCACAGGCAGTTCTTGTAGAGCAGATTGGGAGCCTATCACGTTTTCTCCTgctgaaaaatagaaacaaaaggCGCTGTTGGAGTGACTTAGTGCCCTGATTTCTTTTTGACAGGCTTGCAAGACAATCCTTGGGTGTGTGACTGCAGTCTGTATGAAATGGTCCATTTCCTAAATTTCCAGTCTCCTAACATAGCCTTCATTGAGCCCAGGCTGAAATGCTTCACCCCCCGCAGCCTTGCAGGAGTCTTCTTCAGCCAGGTGGAGCTGAGGAAGTGTCAGAGCCCCGTGGTGCACACATCTGTAGCCAAGGTGAAGACTATCCTGGGCAGCACGGTGCTGCTGCGCTGTGGCACCACGGGCGTGCCCATCCCCgagctcagctggaggagagctgATGGGGCTCAGCTGAATGGCACAGGTGGGTTTGGTTTAAACTTCTCTGCACATGTGGAATAAGTGAGGCAGACCTGTACTAGGTACTATTCACTCTTGCATTGTGATTTTCTATAGACTATCAAATTACTTACATCTTGATCTAAATATTATCAGATAAATGTGTGTTATTAGGGGTAGgaagctggttttgctttgtttcataGCAATTGTGGTGGTGAGACAAGTCGAGGGATTTTATGCAAATCTGTTAGAGCTAATGAAATGAAACTAGCAATAAGCTGTTTTCAGTTAGTTAGTTATTCAGTCACTGAAAAGGCTTCCCCCTGaattattctattattctattcACATATTCTATTGCTAAGCCATTAGCAAACCTCTCTGGCAGAGAGATGTCTGATGTGAATTCAACTGGGATTTAGATCAGTtgtagaagaaagaaaaggttgcAAACATATAGCATTACTGAtatattaaaagacaaaaaagccaCTAAACTCTGAAGGATACAACACTTCAGTGGGAATGTCTCCAAGGAATCATTTCCTCTGACAGATTGACAAGCTCTCCTGGAGAAAAAGCCCTCTGGAAGAAACCTGGTCTGAGCACCTCTTCTGTGCTCACCCCTCTCCTGGGGGAAGCCTTCAGACAGACACTGGTTCTGTGACTGATCATGATTTAATTTCCATTCACAAGAAAGTCTGGAGCTGTAATTGCAACACTGGTCCTTTAATTTGTGGGGAATTTAGGGAAGAAACCTTTGCTCTGCTGAAGACAGCTGTCTTTAGCTTTTTGTCCTATAAGTTTTCAGTCAGAACCTGAACCTTCTTGTTTCAAATTTTCCCTGAATACTCCTGTATAGTCCTGCCCTGATTTTCAAAGAGGATCTAAACTCAGCAGATAAATTGCTAAGTGTTGGGCCTGATCCTCAAAGGGTTATAGGGCTCCTTGGTGCATAGAACAGGGAAGAGAGcaattttctttcacagcagtAGAACCATTTGTAGCAAGTATCATTTTCTGGGATGTGCACAAGTCATTGCTCTGTTGTGCAGGATGTGCAGAATGtagcagagctgctcctcataaTGATAATGTGTACCCATCACACTGCAATCATCCCTCCTACACTTGAAAAAGAGccaccacaaaaaaataaaacgGGATGATTTCCTGAAAGCCTATGTTGAGTTTACTTTGAGCTACAACTGAGAATGATGTATTTTGTGCCCCATTAAATCAGATGCTAGCACCTTTCAATAAAAAGGTGGCTGGAAAGATAGGTTATTTCTCAGCAATGGCAGCTTCTGTGCCAATGTTATAATGTGGCTATTTGAAATGCTGGTGTTCTGAGCAGAAAGGAGTGAGAAAGAGTCTGCAGTCTGTATTGAAATTGCCATAGGTAGATCCatagatttctgtattttaatatactCATTCAGCAAATAGTTAAACTGAAAAAGTAACTTCTGTTACCTTGTATTTTGCTGCCATTGCAAGGGGCCCCGGTTGCCAAGGCTGGATTCTGACCCCAAGAGGGCTTGGGAGAAGTTTGCATCCTCTTACCTTTGCCTTTCAGACACTTCCCTGGTTTACCTTTCAGCAGGAAAGGGCTGAGACAGCACATGTCCATCCTAAGTAGGCTGGTTAAATAATCAAGAGGGTGCTTTACCCTTCCACAAGATcccaactattttttttttctgcactgacagaaaaaggcaaaaaaatctagttttagcctgaaaataaatcatctgAGCAAATCAACACTCATCTATGTACATATAATTTGGTGGTGATTACACCTGTGTAAGGATAAACACCTGCAATAATTAAGCACTAGAAGGGATATTATCTTTCAACTATTTCCCATACACTCTAGGCTAGCCAGTGTGAGTTTATTACAATAAAATCTCCactgtttgtattttctttgtattttctttgcctCCATGGTCTGCATCTAATGGCCGAATAGATCAGTTGCTGTCTGCTCCTTCCACTCTTTTAAGTATTGCACCTACACAAGAATTTTCAAGCTTTTATCTTTAATGGAAGAACCGTTCCTGTTACATCATCAGTTTGGAGGAAATAGCATCAAAATTTCCATGTATATTCATTTTGAAGTAGTTTAAATCCTGACATAATCTAATTATAGTCCTTTTCTTAGATTTACTGAGATTTTGTAATATTCTTGCTAGCAAGCAGAAATGATGATTCCTTATCATATACTTTACTGAGCAGGTATTTGATGACAGAGTTAATATTTTACAAACATGgaattaattccatttattactgcctgtttatttaacatttttccttccctgcagttCATCAAGAGATTTCCAGTGATGGGATGAGCTGGTCTATCCTGGGCCTGCCAGTTGTCTCTTACCTTGACTCTGGGGAGTACATCTGTAAAGCAAAGAATTTCCTGGGGGCAACAGAGGCGTTCATCTCGCTCATCATCACGGACTCAGAAAGCACGGACGACCCAAACTCTAGTGCCAAAGGCACGTGGAATGGGAAGGCGAGCGGGATGGAGGCAGCTGCCTACAACGACAAACTGGTGGCAAGGTACGTTATCACCACCTCCACTGTGCCCACCCTGGGGGCTGGGGCGGGCACCGGAGACAGCCTCCTCCTCCCGGACGCGGCACAAGACGGCAACCCCCAGAACCTGCTGGTGAGCCCCACCACgggccagcaggagccagagagGATGGTGAGGTCTGTCAGGGTCATAGGGGACACGGACCAGAGCATCACCCTGGCCTGGAAGGCGCCCATGGCAAAGAACACCACAGTGTTCAGTGTGCTTTATGCTGTCTTTGGGGAGAGGGACATGCGGAGGATCAATGTGGAGCCAGGAAAGACCAAGGTCACTCTCTACGGGCTGCTGCCAAAGACCAAGTACATcgtgtgtgtctgtgtgaaagGGCTGATCCCCAGGAAGGAGCAGTGCATCATATTTTCCACAGATGAAGTTGTCAGCGCAGGAGGGACGCAGAAGCTCATCAATGTGGTTGTGATCAGCGTGGCCTGTGTCATTGCTGTTCCTCTGACACTGGTGGTCTGCTGCGGAGCACTGAAACGGCGCTGCAAAAAATGCTTTGTGAGAAAACCAAAGGACGTCCAGGAATCGTACGTCACCTTTGAAAGCCTGTCTCCTGGGGCCAAGGCCAAAGGCGTGGAAGGAGAATACCTGACCAGGCACACCCCTGATGAGTCCAACAGGCTGCTGTCTGCCCGCTCCAGCGTGGACTCGGAAGCCATACCAAAGATAGAGGGACAGCCTAACGAGTACTTCTGCTGACAGCACCTGGGCTGACTGTCAGCTCACACAGTGGGAAGCGTGTGGCTTTATCTGTgactctgctccagcactgcaggccAGCCTGGCCACGCTTCTGTCTCTCACATGTTCTGGAAGAGCATGCAAGAGGGTAGACTGTGCCCAAGCTTTACAGGACATGTTGCTCACACCACTTGGGGTTGGCTGCTTTATACCCAGTCAAAAGCTTCTGTGATAATGGCCTCGTTTCCTGGAccactttcttttctctcctgtcaAATGAAGTGTGCACACTAAGTGTGAAGACATTAAGCAACATTTCTGAGTGTGTTCTGCTTGGTATTGTTTAGGACCTGCTCTGCAATATGCTATGTATTTTGTTCTCAGCTCTTTTAATGTTCTTTTGGTTGATAAGCCAGAGGAGTGCttagtaattttaataaaaatacttatgaAGGTGAAGATTTAGAGTCTCACCTTTGACATCCCCCATGTTTGCATGAAACATGCAGCTTGATGCTTAATAGATCACTCAATACAGATGTACAGCAACCCTTTCTAATATGTTCAACATAATCACAACTCCATGCTCTGAATTCAGAGAAATGTGCAAAGGAGATAGAAATTAAGAGACAAAACCCATTCCTAAGAATGCGTAACAGAGAGCATTTGCTGATTGCATTTCGGCCTCTGTTCTAAAGATATGGAACAACAGCAAAGGTCTTTCAGTATCAGTCCTAGCTGGAATTTTGTATCTGTATTGTAATTAGTAGAGTGTTTTATACCAGCTGTGCTAGATAAAAATCATACAATAGGCTACTTTACACATTGTGTGTGGTGGTGTAATGCTTTGTAATCATACTGGAAAACTTATATTAGACAGTTTTGCAAAAATCTCTCAAACCagcactgtcactgctgcctgtgcttcTGGAAAAACTGATGGTGAAGGCCCACATGATCAGCCAGGCACTTGTGACTTGGTCATGGttgctctgtgcagagcaggagaaagtgATATGGTGTCAGACCACAGGCAACACACACATCAGCCATTCCTGACTATGGTCTCAGTGGTGGTAGAGGCTCAGTGCAGTCTTTTGGGTTTCAAACATTTTACAGATTCAAGGACCctgaaaaatacctgttt
The sequence above is a segment of the Parus major isolate Abel chromosome 6, Parus_major1.1, whole genome shotgun sequence genome. Coding sequences within it:
- the LRIT1 gene encoding leucine-rich repeat, immunoglobulin-like domain and transmembrane domain-containing protein 1, whose translation is MWLAVTVLCCSALLGLPRAGGSCPSQCSCAFHSLSEGSKARTVLCNDPEMTLPPVNIPVDTTKLRIEKTAIRRVPGEAFHLLHNLEYLWMPYNSLASLSGITFKGLRRLQELRLDGNNLISFPWESLAGMPQLRLLDLHNNELTSIPPDAARYVKNITYLDLSSNKLMTLPQALIATWANLQAVPYFPNDNSKIILGLQDNPWVCDCSLYEMVHFLNFQSPNIAFIEPRLKCFTPRSLAGVFFSQVELRKCQSPVVHTSVAKVKTILGSTVLLRCGTTGVPIPELSWRRADGAQLNGTVHQEISSDGMSWSILGLPVVSYLDSGEYICKAKNFLGATEAFISLIITDSESTDDPNSSAKGTWNGKASGMEAAAYNDKLVARYVITTSTVPTLGAGAGTGDSLLLPDAAQDGNPQNLLVSPTTGQQEPERMVRSVRVIGDTDQSITLAWKAPMAKNTTVFSVLYAVFGERDMRRINVEPGKTKVTLYGLLPKTKYIVCVCVKGLIPRKEQCIIFSTDEVVSAGGTQKLINVVVISVACVIAVPLTLVVCCGALKRRCKKCFVRKPKDVQESYVTFESLSPGAKAKGVEGEYLTRHTPDESNRLLSARSSVDSEAIPKIEGQPNEYFC